The Porites lutea chromosome 11, jaPorLute2.1, whole genome shotgun sequence genome contains the following window.
CACTTCGTCAATAAAGATTACGGAAAAAAATGTGCAGAACCTTTTGTCCGTGTCGAATTTACTACAGTTCAAAACAGTCATCGAATCGTGTTGCGGGTTCTTGAAGAACCAGCTGCACCCCTCGAACTGTTTGGGAATTGGTAATTTCGCCGACCATCATGGCTTTTCTGATCTTCAAAATGCCGCCCAGTGCTACGCTGAAAAACACTTCCTTGAGGTAATCAAGTCTGAGGAATTTCTAAAGGCGACGTTCGAACAAATTGCAGCCATGTTGAAAAGTGATTACCTAGATATAGCGAGCGAAAAAGAGGTTTTCGACTCTGTTATTCAATGGATTACACATGATGAATCAAGGAGGCGGCGACATTTGCCGGAATTTCTTAAAGACATCAGATTGACGTTGCTCCCGCCAAAAATTCTAGGTAAGCGAGAATTAACTCACTTAATATCTGATAAGTAATGACGAGGTTatgttaaataattaataaaataaaataataataatgataaaaaatttactcacttattttgtttattttgtccTGCCTGAGTGAACGTGTCTTTTCCGGCTTTCTCACATGATCGATTTTTGAACTTCAAACTTCTCAGTCTATTTAAAAAAGCCATTTCAGTTGAAAGTTTCAAAAGATCggatctttctttttttatatttgggcgattattattatttccttcGGAAAATGAAACTCTCATGACTTgaataaatattgaaaaaaattatgtttcaGATCAGAAGTTACACCTTTTGCCCACAAAAGTGACGCTTGAtgttacaaagattttcacttttctttgctACTTGACCTTGAAAAgtgaaaactgacaaaaagcATCGTTGTTTGCAAAAGTGAGTGAGAAAAGGAAGTGAATGAGAAATCGTTCCCTTATAATATTatagtttgtttacatttaagcACTGACCCGAATACACCTATTATTGATATCAAGACATAATAAGTTACtgtaaaattataataaattgtATTCAAATATCACTACTGATACTATAATAATACTGATACAATAATTCATCATTTTACCCTCGACTAACTGTTAGGCAAGGGTGAAGAATGTCAAGTAGATTCCATTGGTTTTTATGACGCCTCCTCACCTACCCCCACACTGCGAATATTTACAGAAAAGGTTCATGCCAGACTAGGTTCTACAGAGGTTCCATTATTACCTTTCGTGGAGTGGGTACAGATGACTtgtcaaataataaaaaaaagtgctTATCTCCTTATCTGACAAAAATAATGAGACATGTACACACAGGCTGCAGACAGTTATCATCTACAAATTTAATTTCTAAGTGAGTCCATCCACCTacatatatacattttttttaataattataaaattgtTCCAGGTAATTTGCCTTCAACCCTCTTGCCACTTCCAAGATGAAGTTCATAGTACCATAAATCCCATCCacctcaaaagaaaaaaaaaagaaagtttctgCATGCATACTTGTTATTTATCATTTCAGTTGACTGTATAGAAAGTGAAAAGCTGGTTGAAAGTAATGATACTTGCATGAGGTTAATCAGTGAAGCAAAGAACTATCACCTGCTACCTGAGAGAAGAGAAAAAGTGCCCTTTGTCTCCCAGGCGAGGCAAAAGGCACATGGAACAATGATATATATTGTTGGTGGTGAAATACACAACAGAGTGTTCAACAATGTTAGGAGATTCAATTTTGAGACCAGTGTCTGGGATGAAGTGGCCCCAATGAACAAGCATCGTGATGGTGTGGGCGTGACAGTTTACAGTGGACATATATATGCTGCAGGAGGTAAGATTGTTCCAAGACTTTCTTAGGGATTCAGATTTCTATCCTATTTAGGCTATTCTCCACAACAGGTACGTGAGGGGGGAGGGAGCGCCTGCCAGGTGCTCCCTCTCCCCTAGCGTGTCTCCCTTTGACACATGGTATTTGCAGCTTTTATCTCAAAACTTTGTGGTCAACCAAACATGAATGCTACCAGCTATGTAGATCACCATGATCAATTCTCAAGTGTGAAATGTCTGCTATCTCTTTGCCCTACCTTACTGAGGGGCAAGATAACAGCTGACACTTTAAATGTAGTAGGACTCCTATTCCAAAAAATTTCCTGGACgtaatttgagaatttttttagcTGAACAGTGGGTAGTAACAATTTTTTAGACTAACCAATTCACACCATACTTAAATATTTCTCAAGGTTGTGATGGTGATGTAGCTCTCAGCTCTGTAGAATGTTATCACCAGGCTACAGACAAGTGGACATACGTTCAACCCATGGCATGTGGAAGACATGCCTTTGGTCTGGTAGAGTTGGATGGTTGGCTCTATGCATCAGGAGGCAGTGATTTCTCACGTTCCGAATACAACAGTTTGGAACGCTATGATCCAGTCAAGTTAGTATCATCACAGGGTTCATGAGAACGTGtaactcaagcttacaaaatactgttgtgcctttactttgaaaaaaaaaagaaatgattacaCAAAATggttactctaagcaatgcatcggaaggaaaatacaaaaagtggaacTAAATTTCAATCCTGGATTAGTGCTAATTGGCCTTTCAGGAACTGGGCCTAGGAGCGTAAATGcctatttacatgaaaaacaaaTCACCTGTTAAAATTGAACTTTACCTTAGGGTAGTAGGAAATCAAGTTTCTATTAAAttcttactttttgtttttcccttgaaCTGGGCCTCAATTTTCAGGTTTGGGCTTTCAATACTTTTACGGTAtcagttttgtaaaaaaaaaaaaaaattgtaaattgtaatttgtttacccactgagcactaaggagttcatagGAACTCGTTGAAATGTGTCCGTCCGTGtcttccagatcgaattggaatttgaaagtgttggtttttaaggagaggggaaaaccagagtacctggcgaaaaacctctcggagcaagggagagaaccaacaacaaactcaacccacatatttGTCTCattcttaaacagggtcagggtttaagACACTGAGTGGCACATACCCATCCAAAATTTATGAGTGTACCCCCTCCCCCATGTTCTGTCTATTAAGTCAAGGGATTTAAGTAGGTGGGAGTATGCATAACATAGCTGGCTGTAATCCTCAGGGTTTCAACTTATTGATAAATGATTTGACTAAAAATACTGGAATCCTTCAGTATATTGTTTTCTTGTTCAAATTTTGGCTGCTACATCACTGGGATTAGAAAAGATCAGGAAAGATGAGAGGAATTTTTGTAGAAGCAGTCAAATGATGCTACCTTGATCACTGATTATCACCACCCTGTGGGAATCTCTGTGCCTTGTCCTACACTTGTAAGGCTTTCTCAGTTATTTAGTGCTCGTGGCTGGGCTTCCAGAATTGCTCATACAGCTCACTCCATTTCCTTGAAAAGTGCTCACCCACATTGCCAAACTAAGAAACTAAACAAGTGGTTACGACTTTCCCCCCTTTCCCTCACTTTTTTAGATGACAAGGATATCAGAAAGACTGCACAGGCCCTTTCTCTTCTCATATCTTTAATCTGTTTAAAAAAGTTAGTTCATGTCATCTCCTTCTTCCTGTGCTTGCATATTTAAATAACttgttcttttaatttttccattttgttgatAATTGCCCCACCCACCCTTTTGTTAGAATTTGCCCTGACACTTGATTCAAGTGGTTAGAAGATGCAAAtgttaaactttttttctgctcagaaaaatataatttgggAATTTTCCACAAATTTTCAAGCAGACCATTTTTATGAGAATTCTCAGGGCTGTCAGTAAGACTTCTACTTGCCAGGTATTTATGTTACAGGTTAAAATTTGTTACCTTATGTTGATTCACAATTTTCTTTGCCTCCTAGCCTTAATTATTCAtcaattagggctaggagacaaaggttattgagaatcaacctacggTAAAGAATTTTAAtctgaatttaattttggcTAGTAACATATACATATTAGTAGGTGGGGATGTTTTTAGGggtatatttttcttttgtttcctaattatgaaagtagccaggggtcaTCCTCATAGTAaccgggggaaatccccagtTCCACGCCCTCAGTGACAGCCCTGATTCTTAAATTATTATACTATTTCATTCATTCCTTATTGTACCAGTAATGACCACAGGCTAATACCTCTTTTCAGAGATGTATGGACTCACATGAAACCCATGAGCACAATGCGAGAGGGGGTTGCCATGGTGACCCTAGATGGAGCTATTTATGCCATTGGAGGTGACAATGGTGTATCCATACTTAACACGGCTGAAAGGTATGATCCAAGGCTAGATCAATGGAGTGCTTGTGTTCCCATGAATTACAGAAGGAGATACTTTGGAGCAGCAGTACTAAAGGGCAAGATTTTTGTCCTTGGAGGAAGTGACTATGATGAGGATCACAATTCTGTGGAGTGCTTTGATCCTCGAATGAACAGGTGGCTATCACTTCCTCCCATGTTGATGCGCCGTGAAAGCCCAGGTGTTGTAGCAATTGATGACAAACTATATGCTATGGGCGGTGCTTGCGTGAATGTTGAAACAGAACAGATTGATTGTTATGATCCTTTAAGTAACAAGTGGGAGGAGTTTACACCACTGCCATTAGCCATAGAAGGAATGGGTGTAGCTGTAATGTGATATCAAGTAGAACTTCCAATAATTAAAACTAACTGTACAGTACATAACTACAATGTTGGTGGTATATGTTCAGTTTTAGTTGTCATGTGCAATAATTGGGTTTGCTTTACAAAGGTTGATATTTAGTTACTGAtataaaaaattgcatttaGTTCTCATGGAAGTGAGGGGAACTTAGCCACCCTTAATGCTTGGATATAGATAATTTTTGAGTCAGTCAAGGGGAAGTCACATTAATTAACAGATTTTTATCTTAAAATATAGAAAAACGTAGACAGCATAATTTATTATAAGAAAAGTATATTTATTACTGTTTTTTCAGAAGAGAGGTAACCTCTAAATTTAACTTAATATATTATCTGCTAGTCTGAAGTAaattgtaacaaaaaaaataataacataatttatgaaaTGGATTATATTGTTCCaaggggaaataaaaaaaatcagtttgttCTTGGTAGTTGTTTATGTTGTGAATAGTAATATTGAAGAAAAAGTCTGGctggaaaataaaaaacctaattggaaaagaaaaaatgccaCAGTTTACTGTTTAGGGTTTGGCTCATACAGATACTACATCACTTTGCTGTTGCAAACTTCTATATTTATGTTCCCTGTTGTTCTTATTCAGTAGTATACTGTAGCCTGACCATGTGTTCTTAATATTGAATACaccaaattattttttaaattcattttgcTTATTATCATCATGACAATATTACTAGTAACTTTGATCACTAaaagcagggctgtcattaagaggcggggggccagggatttcccccagctactatgAAGGTGACCCCCgcctactttcataggaaaatagaaggaaaatataaccaaaagaaacccctagctgtttgattccctgcctactagTTGTATTTACCGGTACcctgcaacttgaaatcttagcaaCAACCCTGATTATAAGTCACCTaaaagtaattattattcattcaaaatatttccccaattctgattggctaaaagcacacgcataattcaccataatcagttactgatgaccaaatttggaagaattttgtgtttaacgaggaaatgacgtcaaaaatgcagccttctacaggttaatgcaccgttgagttgttttcgttgtaaaaactaaaatggcggacacttcactaatttcaagagtaagaactacagctggaactaggcgaaataatggcttaAAACATAgtaaaacagcaagaagacaactcggagggcgacatctgctatttggagaatatttgcagagctggacaaacctaaacgtaaactattaaagataaacttaacatcgatgcaggtaagcttgtttttagctatgtttttaaactaggaatttttttgaatgaataataaaacaattattggattaggcattcgtatcatatgaagaataattattatggagatctcagagggtgttatccgccttggccgtaacaccctcctcgatctccataatacTTCATGAGATACTCAggctcattcattaattgttaaataaatgaaaattataatcATTGCAAGCAGGCAACTGTATaaatgcaaaacaacaacaacaacaactgaatATCTTGTAATTTACATAATTTGAACAACTATTATTTTTCTCTGTTcatgaactttatttttttcctttgtggAATGCTTGAGTCAACATATAGTGTAAGTGTTACCAATACTATATCTTCAGAAAATATCAATGCAGCTAAATGTATaaccaaaacaatttttttgagcCTCATTATGTCATTGTTAGTAACTGTATCTCTAGTATGTACACAATTTTTATCCATTCTGTCTTATCTTTTCTTCTTGCGTTGACGTCCAGATGGTCCAGGCTCTCCTGAAGGTCCTGCACTACTTTCACCTAGAAAGCAGAAAGAAATACCTGTTAAGCTCTATTTAAACTCATCTAAAAAGATTAGCATGGAGGGAGGTGCTTGAAAGGCTGGTGGAGTCATAGCCTACGTGTCGCTGCACCCTCTCCCTGAAGAAGGAAAAACTTAGGGAGAGGGTgtggctacacgtaggctagtGGAGCCATGAAATTCAGCCAAGAGCAACAAATAACCATGACAACTCTATGTGTGGCATCCAACTGAGCTCTCACGAGCTTGATGGGGAAAGGGCCCACCATAAG
Protein-coding sequences here:
- the LOC140951408 gene encoding kelch-like protein 3, with amino-acid sequence MAAAKERDEKVEVLNYKDSFHPCHVLETLKRLYMKKELCDVVLVVDEEEIKAHRVVLAANSAYFYSMFTTDMCESVQERVCLKGIEFEAVELLVNFCYTSSIKITEKNVQNLLSVSNLLQFKTVIESCCGFLKNQLHPSNCLGIGNFADHHGFSDLQNAAQCYAEKHFLEVIKSEEFLKATFEQIAAMLKSDYLDIASEKEVFDSVIQWITHDESRRRRHLPEFLKDIRLTLLPPKILVDCIESEKLVESNDTCMRLISEAKNYHLLPERREKVPFVSQARQKAHGTMIYIVGGEIHNRVFNNVRRFNFETSVWDEVAPMNKHRDGVGVTVYSGHIYAAGGCDGDVALSSVECYHQATDKWTYVQPMACGRHAFGLVELDGWLYASGGSDFSRSEYNSLERYDPVKDVWTHMKPMSTMREGVAMVTLDGAIYAIGGDNGVSILNTAERYDPRLDQWSACVPMNYRRRYFGAAVLKGKIFVLGGSDYDEDHNSVECFDPRMNRWLSLPPMLMRRESPGVVAIDDKLYAMGGACVNVETEQIDCYDPLSNKWEEFTPLPLAIEGMGVAVM